A window of Scophthalmus maximus strain ysfricsl-2021 chromosome 10, ASM2237912v1, whole genome shotgun sequence contains these coding sequences:
- the ggctb gene encoding gamma-glutamylcyclotransferase b → MEDVQTFLYFAYGSNLLKERLQLKNPSATVHCVARLKDYKLVFGNHKGFASDRWRGGVATIEHSQGDEVWGVVWRMNMSDQESLDSQENVMVGAYSPVELLVKTKGQELSCRTYIMNSCVYAPPSPQYLQVIMMGAEQNSLPEDYREKLRAIKTNMYEGPLPMMAELERERRRAKEREDCQ, encoded by the exons ATGGAGGATGTCCAAACCTTCCTGTACTTTGCATACGGCAGCAACCTGCTGAAGGAGCGGCTGCAGCTCAAGaacccctctgcaacagtacACTGTGTGGCCAGGCTCAAG GACTATAAATTAGTGTTTGGAAACCATAAAGGCTTTGCCAGTGACCGGTGGCGTGGAGGTGTGGCCACCATAGAGCACAGCCAAGGGGATGAGGTGTGGGGTGTGGTGTGGAGGATGAACATGTCTGATCAGGAGTCTCTAGACAG TCAAGAAAATGTGATGGTTGGTGCCTACAGTCCTGTGGAGCTATTGGTGAAGACAAAAGGCCAGGAGCTCAGCTGTCGCACTTACATAATGAACAGCTGTGTTTATGCCCCACCATCACCACAGTACCTACAG GTGATCATGATGGGAGCCGAGCAGAACAGTTTGCCAGAGGACTACCGGGAGAAGCTGCGGGCGATCAAGACCAACATGTACGAGGGTCCTCTGCCCATGATGGCtgagctagagagagagaggagaagagccaaagagagagaagactgtCAATGA
- the LOC118285467 gene encoding oxysterol-binding protein-related protein 10-like isoform X2, translated as MSTVGQQQDGVTHRSITSSVPARNPSHLGSARFGSARLGSLWISAPVVHRHVQKSEGSEAEAAMNRAARPESPARSPGCGRQERRGGQPRGPDAAQRGVCPGTGDGATGSGPSARRRHHKRHLEGVLKKYTNLLQGWQSRYFVLDPEVGQLQYYLNELSKSKQPPRGSLPLLGATVISSNEFPFMFTVQSAIGDFYKLRALDARQQELWMTQLQLCSRRHSDSSAQAMTQTEGQQNLVNSIESLAPQGGPLSSLDEDLLLLKAASAATLSCLGECLSMLQHNVVQALNQNQNQNQNQNHVPCPSLCHGSAPKERVQSWSQQHCSSGGIQQQAPGGLSSRSQSPTHSSFGRRQGSGHNHVQSQSHADNSTGLSRPSSENQVNDGAQTPLSSTTGPEDPNLPQEVKICNPDAIDPNDETTDTEDEEEEEELGVLDDQRSVIIHLLSQLKLGMDLTRVVLPTFILEKRSLLEMYANFMAHPDMFLSITSGRTAEERIVRFVEYYLTAFHGGRRGAVAKKPYNPILGENFHCSWYVPRDSVRPLRTTNCTGPISAPTAPSNIPRSSQRGTDCGGGGGGGSRATSDCYCVRFVAEQVSHHPPVSGFYCECKEKKICVNTHVWTKSKFLGMSVGVSMVGEGVLYLLEHDEEYVFTLPCAYARSILTVPWVELGGKVTISCAKSGYSAAVTFHTKPFYGGKVHRVTAEVRHDHTGNLVCKAQGEWNGILEFTYSNGENKVIDTSRLPIAKKRIRPLEKQGQYESRHLWQHVTTSLKAGYMDSATEHKHCLEERQRSECKQRASSKTPWKPKYFVNEGEGWVYHNPLWKAH; from the exons ATGTCAACAGtggggcagcagcaggatggagtAACGCACCGCAGCATCACCTCCTCAGTACCTGCGCGGAACCCCTCGCACCTCGGCTCGGCTCGgttcggctcggctcggctcggttCTCTGTGGATCTCTGCGCCGGTCGTCCATCGTCACGTCCAAAAGTCGGAGGGCAGCGAAGCGGAGGCGGCAATGAACCGCGCCGCGCGTCCCGAGAGCCCCGCTCGGAGCCCCGGCTGCGGGAGGCAGGAGCGGCGGGGCGGCCAGCCGCGCGGACCGGATGCCGCTCAGCGCGGAGTGTGCCCCGGGACCGGGGACGGAGCCACCGGGTCGGGCCCCTCAgcccgccgccgccaccacaaGCGGCACTTGGAGGGGGTCCTGAAGAAATACACCAACCTGCTCCAGGGCTGGCAGAGCAG atATTTTGTACTGGACCCAGAGGTCGGCCAGCTCCAGTATTACCTCAATGAACTGAGTAAAAGCAAACAGCCCCCCCGGGggtctctgcctctcctcggGGCAACGGTGATCTCCAGCAACGAGTTTCCCTTCATGTTCACAGTTCAGTCCGCTATCGGGGATTTCTACAAACTCAGAG CACTGGACGCCCGGCAACAAGAGTTATGGATGACTCAGCTTCAGCTGTGTTCCCGACGCCACTCTGACAGCAGCGCCcag GCGATGACCCAGACTGAAGGGCAGCAGAACCTCGTCAACTCGATTGAGTCCCTCGCCCCCCAAGGTGGACCCCTGTCTTCTCTGGACGAG GATCTTCTCCTTTTGAAGGCGGCTTCTGCAGCCACTCTGAGCTGCCTGGGGGAGTGCCTCAGCATGCTGCAGCACAACGTCGTCCAGGCGCtcaaccagaaccagaaccagaaccagaaccagaaccacgTCCCTTGTCCCAGCCTCTGCCATGGCTCAGCGCCCAAGGAGAGAGTTCAGTCGTGGAGTCAGCAGCACTGCAGCTCCGGTGGGATCCAGCAGCAAGCGCCTGGTGGCCTCAGCTCCAGAAGCCAAAGCCCGACTCACAGCAGCTTCGGGAGAAGACAAGGAAGTGGCCACAACCACGTCCAGAGCCAGAGTCATGCAG ACAATTCCACTGGATTGTCCAGACCTTCCTCTGAGAACCAGGTGAACGACGGCGCACAAACACCTCTGTCCTCCACCACCGGGCCCGAGGACCCAAACCTCCCCCAAGAG GTAAAGATATGCAACCCAGACGCCATAGATCCCAACGACGaaaccacagacacagaagatgaggaggaggaggaggagctgggagTTCTGGATGATCAGCGAAGCGTCATCATCCATCTGTTGTCCCAGCTCAAACTTGGCATGGATCTGACGAGG GTGGTGCTGCCTACCTTCATCTTGGAGAAGCGCTCCCTGCTGGAGATGTACGCCAACTTCATGGCTCACCCTGACATGTTCCTCTCAATCACCTCCGGCCGCACAGCAGAGGAGCGCATCGTGCGCTTTGTCGAGTACTACCTGACCGCCTTCCACGGGGGCCGGAGGGGCGCGGTGGCCAAGAAGCCCTACAACCCCATCCTGGGTGAGAACTTCCACTGTTCTTGGTACGTGCCTCGGGACAGCGTTCGACCTCTCAGGACCACAAACTGCACTGGTCCCATTTCAGCCCCCACGGCCCCCTCGAACATTCCCAGGTCTTCACAGAGGGGAACAGattgcggcggcggcggcggcggcggcagcagagcAACTTCCGACTGCTACTGTGTTCGCTTCGTGGCGGAGCAGGTGTCCCACCACCCGCCAGTGTCAGGCTTCTACTGCGAGTGCAAGGAGAAGAAAAtctgtgtgaacacacatgtCTGGACCAAGAGCAAGTTCCTGGGCATGTCGGTTGGAGTCTCCATGGTCGGGGAAG GTGTTCTGTACTTGTTGGAGCATGACGAGGAGTACGTGTTCACACTTCCGTGCGCCTACGCCCGCTCCATCCTGACCGTGCCATGGGTGGAACTTGGGGGGAAAGTCACCATCAGCTGTGCCAAGAGCGGCTACTCTGCCGCGGTAACCTTCCACACCAAACCCTTCTATGGAGGAAAAGTACACAG AGTCACGGCAGAGGTGAGGCACGACCACACGGGAAACCTTGTGTGTAAGGCGCAGGGGGAGTGGAACGGCATCCTGGAGTTCACCTACAGTAACGGGGAGAACAAGGTGATCGATACGTCCAGGCTGCCGATCGCAAAGAAGAGAATCCGGCCGCTGGAGAAGCAGGGACAGTACGAGTCAAG GCATCTTTGGCAGCATGTGACAACATCGCTGAAGGCCGGATATATGGACTCGgccacagaacacaaacactgccTGGAGGAGAGGCAGCGCAGCGAGTGCAAACAGAGAGCCTCCAGCAAAACGCCCTGGAAACCCAAGTACTTTGTTAACGAG ggtgaGGGCTGGGTGTACCACAACCCTCTCTGGAAAGCTCACTGA
- the tcaim gene encoding T-cell activation inhibitor, mitochondrial isoform X1 encodes MSVNSLLRCSLRLQRKRVAIRFVLQRALSGADAVYALRPFYFAVHPDFFGQHPREREVNENSLKRLNGYLENLQKPDSRSLQPVKLTFYVRDTKDSGDMQPDLLISGFRSVSFTLHTQDVLSTVVNILKSCSLSVDHMKGLKASTETCESPPEAGVPFYRPIRWDKSYYTFTGFTDPEQELQQARRVEPTLGLWLRNNEPEATKKHNASLPRREELKRLKKELCHRFNLADIRWQRSWGVAHRCCQLQSLSRLSQQNPEALIHLQGHTVVFADQSGMNASGHIMLGTMDVHSQWIKLFQQLPSYRSLQQQTDWLKERIGLLLGGTQVVHVERLGPVQPIAEHYGTLSTFHKRLVSPHLRLHPRSLQGLSILLENHRTNPSLHEMGHFIIPANCDPPRLQVFLQGHAAEARRRTQQRNRFVIDSCVQAAGGGGGCGEALSPESVSGESEQGAERQLRADDPVLQEAGGAALAPHARLPRLHLPLLLGHAGRGPVSPLELEELNSQRERETQGFTQSRLGQRCLFWQHLYTSSTCQDVTTDGDLRWFVQD; translated from the exons ATGTCTGTGAACTCGCTCCTGCGATGCAGCCTCAG gcTACAGAGGAAACGCGTGGCCATACGTTTTGTCCTGCAAAGAGCTCTGTCGGGGGCAGATGCTGTCTACGCACTCAGACCATTTTATTTTGCCGTCCATCCAGACTTCTTTGGTCAACATCCCAGAGAACGG GAAGTAAACGAGAACTCATTAAAGAGACTAAATGGCTATCTGGAAAACCTGCAGAAGCCCGACTCCCGCTCACTTCAGCCTGTGAAGCTCACCTTTTACGTCAGGGACACAAAAGACAGCGGTGACATGCAGCCAGACCTCCTCATCTCAG GGTTCCGGTCGGTGAGTTTCACGCTGCATACTCAAGATGTCTTGAGCACAGTGGTGAATATCTTAAAGTCCTGCAGCCTGTCGGTGGACCACATGAAGGGACTGAAAGCGAGTACAGAGACCTGTGAAAGTCCACCTGAAGCAGGTGTCCCTTTCTACCGACCTATCAGGTGGGATAAGAGCTACTACACCTTCACTGGCTTCACAGACCCTGAGCAGGAGCTACAGCAGGCCAGACGAGTGGAGCCGACACTCGG cTTGTGGCTGAGGAACAACGAACCCGAGGCCACGAAGAAGCACAACGCTAGTCTTCCCCGAAGAGAAGAGCTGAAGAGACTGAAGAAGGAACTGTGTCACAGATTCAATCTGGCTGATATCAG GTGGCAGCGCAGCTGGGGAGTGGCCCACCGGTGCTGTCAGCTACAGAGTCTGAGCCGCCTGTCTCAGCAGAACCCAGAGGCTCTGATCCACCTTCAAG gacacactgttgtgtttgcCGACCAGTCAGGGATGAACGCCTCTGGACACATCATGCTGGGAACCATGGACGTTCACAGTCAGTGGATTAAA CTGTTCCAGCAGCTCCCCAGCTATcgcagcctgcagcagcagacggaCTGGCTGAAGGAGAGGATCGGCCTCCTGCTGGGGGGCACCCAGGTGGTCCACGTGGAGAGGCTGGGCCCAGTTCAGCCCATCGCCGAGCACTACGGCACCCTCAGTACCTTCCACAAGAGGCTGGTGTCCCCACACCTCCGCCTGCACCCCCGGAGCCTGCAGGGGCTCTCCATTTTATTGGAGAA CCACCGCACTAACCCCAGTCTTCACGAGATGGGTCACTTCATCATCCCCGCCAACTGTGACCCTCCCAGGCTGCAGGTCTTCCTGCAGGGCCACGCCGCCGAAGCCAGACGGCGCACACAACAGAGAAACCG CTTTGTTATTGACTCTTGTGTCCAGgctgcaggcggaggaggaggctgcggTGAAGCTCTGTCTCCAGAGTCTGTCTCTGGGGAGTCTGAGCAAGGAGCCGAGCGTCAGCTCCGGGCAGATGATCCAGTGCTGCAAGAGGCTGGTGGAGCAGCGCTCGCCCCTCATGCAAGGCTTCCACGTCTGCATCTCCCACTTCTACTCGGTCATGCAGGACGGGGACCTGTGTCTCCCCTGGAACTGGAAGAGCTGAactcccagagagagagagagacacagggttTCACTCAGTCCAGACTCGGACAGAGGTGTTTGTTCTGGCAGCACTTATACACATCTTCAACATGTCAGGACGTCACAACGGATGGAGACCTGAGGTGGTTCGTTCAAGATTAA
- the tcaim gene encoding T-cell activation inhibitor, mitochondrial isoform X2, with protein MSVNSLLRCSLRLQRKRVAIRFVLQRALSGADAVYALRPFYFAVHPDFFGQHPREREVNENSLKRLNGYLENLQKPDSRSLQPVKLTFYVRDTKDSGDMQPDLLISGFRSVSFTLHTQDVLSTVVNILKSCSLSVDHMKGLKASTETCESPPEAGVPFYRPIRWDKSYYTFTGFTDPEQELQQARRVEPTLGLWLRNNEPEATKKHNASLPRREELKRLKKELCHRFNLADIRWQRSWGVAHRCCQLQSLSRLSQQNPEALIHLQGHTVVFADQSGMNASGHIMLGTMDVHSQWIKLFQQLPSYRSLQQQTDWLKERIGLLLGGTQVVHVERLGPVQPIAEHYGTLSTFHKRLVSPHLRLHPRSLQGLSILLENHRTNPSLHEMGHFIIPANCDPPRLQVFLQGHAAEARRRTQQRNRLQAEEEAAVKLCLQSLSLGSLSKEPSVSSGQMIQCCKRLVEQRSPLMQGFHVCISHFYSVMQDGDLCLPWNWKS; from the exons ATGTCTGTGAACTCGCTCCTGCGATGCAGCCTCAG gcTACAGAGGAAACGCGTGGCCATACGTTTTGTCCTGCAAAGAGCTCTGTCGGGGGCAGATGCTGTCTACGCACTCAGACCATTTTATTTTGCCGTCCATCCAGACTTCTTTGGTCAACATCCCAGAGAACGG GAAGTAAACGAGAACTCATTAAAGAGACTAAATGGCTATCTGGAAAACCTGCAGAAGCCCGACTCCCGCTCACTTCAGCCTGTGAAGCTCACCTTTTACGTCAGGGACACAAAAGACAGCGGTGACATGCAGCCAGACCTCCTCATCTCAG GGTTCCGGTCGGTGAGTTTCACGCTGCATACTCAAGATGTCTTGAGCACAGTGGTGAATATCTTAAAGTCCTGCAGCCTGTCGGTGGACCACATGAAGGGACTGAAAGCGAGTACAGAGACCTGTGAAAGTCCACCTGAAGCAGGTGTCCCTTTCTACCGACCTATCAGGTGGGATAAGAGCTACTACACCTTCACTGGCTTCACAGACCCTGAGCAGGAGCTACAGCAGGCCAGACGAGTGGAGCCGACACTCGG cTTGTGGCTGAGGAACAACGAACCCGAGGCCACGAAGAAGCACAACGCTAGTCTTCCCCGAAGAGAAGAGCTGAAGAGACTGAAGAAGGAACTGTGTCACAGATTCAATCTGGCTGATATCAG GTGGCAGCGCAGCTGGGGAGTGGCCCACCGGTGCTGTCAGCTACAGAGTCTGAGCCGCCTGTCTCAGCAGAACCCAGAGGCTCTGATCCACCTTCAAG gacacactgttgtgtttgcCGACCAGTCAGGGATGAACGCCTCTGGACACATCATGCTGGGAACCATGGACGTTCACAGTCAGTGGATTAAA CTGTTCCAGCAGCTCCCCAGCTATcgcagcctgcagcagcagacggaCTGGCTGAAGGAGAGGATCGGCCTCCTGCTGGGGGGCACCCAGGTGGTCCACGTGGAGAGGCTGGGCCCAGTTCAGCCCATCGCCGAGCACTACGGCACCCTCAGTACCTTCCACAAGAGGCTGGTGTCCCCACACCTCCGCCTGCACCCCCGGAGCCTGCAGGGGCTCTCCATTTTATTGGAGAA CCACCGCACTAACCCCAGTCTTCACGAGATGGGTCACTTCATCATCCCCGCCAACTGTGACCCTCCCAGGCTGCAGGTCTTCCTGCAGGGCCACGCCGCCGAAGCCAGACGGCGCACACAACAGAGAAACCG gctgcaggcggaggaggaggctgcggTGAAGCTCTGTCTCCAGAGTCTGTCTCTGGGGAGTCTGAGCAAGGAGCCGAGCGTCAGCTCCGGGCAGATGATCCAGTGCTGCAAGAGGCTGGTGGAGCAGCGCTCGCCCCTCATGCAAGGCTTCCACGTCTGCATCTCCCACTTCTACTCGGTCATGCAGGACGGGGACCTGTGTCTCCCCTGGAACTGGAAGAGCTGA
- the LOC118285467 gene encoding oxysterol-binding protein-related protein 10-like isoform X1 yields the protein MSTVGQQQDGVTHRSITSSVPARNPSHLGSARFGSARLGSLWISAPVVHRHVQKSEGSEAEAAMNRAARPESPARSPGCGRQERRGGQPRGPDAAQRGVCPGTGDGATGSGPSARRRHHKRHLEGVLKKYTNLLQGWQSRYFVLDPEVGQLQYYLNELSKSKQPPRGSLPLLGATVISSNEFPFMFTVQSAIGDFYKLRALDARQQELWMTQLQLCSRRHSDSSAQAMTQTEGQQNLVNSIESLAPQGGPLSSLDEDLLLLKAASAATLSCLGECLSMLQHNVVQALNQNQNQNQNQNHVPCPSLCHGSAPKERVQSWSQQHCSSGGIQQQAPGGLSSRSQSPTHSSFGRRQGSGHNHVQSQSHADNSTGLSRPSSENQVNDGAQTPLSSTTGPEDPNLPQEPVSAPSPRCPSLRTPTKLSVVEWQPNNVKICNPDAIDPNDETTDTEDEEEEEELGVLDDQRSVIIHLLSQLKLGMDLTRVVLPTFILEKRSLLEMYANFMAHPDMFLSITSGRTAEERIVRFVEYYLTAFHGGRRGAVAKKPYNPILGENFHCSWYVPRDSVRPLRTTNCTGPISAPTAPSNIPRSSQRGTDCGGGGGGGSRATSDCYCVRFVAEQVSHHPPVSGFYCECKEKKICVNTHVWTKSKFLGMSVGVSMVGEGVLYLLEHDEEYVFTLPCAYARSILTVPWVELGGKVTISCAKSGYSAAVTFHTKPFYGGKVHRVTAEVRHDHTGNLVCKAQGEWNGILEFTYSNGENKVIDTSRLPIAKKRIRPLEKQGQYESRHLWQHVTTSLKAGYMDSATEHKHCLEERQRSECKQRASSKTPWKPKYFVNEGEGWVYHNPLWKAH from the exons ATGTCAACAGtggggcagcagcaggatggagtAACGCACCGCAGCATCACCTCCTCAGTACCTGCGCGGAACCCCTCGCACCTCGGCTCGGCTCGgttcggctcggctcggctcggttCTCTGTGGATCTCTGCGCCGGTCGTCCATCGTCACGTCCAAAAGTCGGAGGGCAGCGAAGCGGAGGCGGCAATGAACCGCGCCGCGCGTCCCGAGAGCCCCGCTCGGAGCCCCGGCTGCGGGAGGCAGGAGCGGCGGGGCGGCCAGCCGCGCGGACCGGATGCCGCTCAGCGCGGAGTGTGCCCCGGGACCGGGGACGGAGCCACCGGGTCGGGCCCCTCAgcccgccgccgccaccacaaGCGGCACTTGGAGGGGGTCCTGAAGAAATACACCAACCTGCTCCAGGGCTGGCAGAGCAG atATTTTGTACTGGACCCAGAGGTCGGCCAGCTCCAGTATTACCTCAATGAACTGAGTAAAAGCAAACAGCCCCCCCGGGggtctctgcctctcctcggGGCAACGGTGATCTCCAGCAACGAGTTTCCCTTCATGTTCACAGTTCAGTCCGCTATCGGGGATTTCTACAAACTCAGAG CACTGGACGCCCGGCAACAAGAGTTATGGATGACTCAGCTTCAGCTGTGTTCCCGACGCCACTCTGACAGCAGCGCCcag GCGATGACCCAGACTGAAGGGCAGCAGAACCTCGTCAACTCGATTGAGTCCCTCGCCCCCCAAGGTGGACCCCTGTCTTCTCTGGACGAG GATCTTCTCCTTTTGAAGGCGGCTTCTGCAGCCACTCTGAGCTGCCTGGGGGAGTGCCTCAGCATGCTGCAGCACAACGTCGTCCAGGCGCtcaaccagaaccagaaccagaaccagaaccagaaccacgTCCCTTGTCCCAGCCTCTGCCATGGCTCAGCGCCCAAGGAGAGAGTTCAGTCGTGGAGTCAGCAGCACTGCAGCTCCGGTGGGATCCAGCAGCAAGCGCCTGGTGGCCTCAGCTCCAGAAGCCAAAGCCCGACTCACAGCAGCTTCGGGAGAAGACAAGGAAGTGGCCACAACCACGTCCAGAGCCAGAGTCATGCAG ACAATTCCACTGGATTGTCCAGACCTTCCTCTGAGAACCAGGTGAACGACGGCGCACAAACACCTCTGTCCTCCACCACCGGGCCCGAGGACCCAAACCTCCCCCAAGAG CCAGTGTCTGCTCCCTCACCTCGATGTCCGTCCCTCCGGACTCCAACCAAGTTGTCGGTAGTTGAATGGCAGCCAAACAAC GTAAAGATATGCAACCCAGACGCCATAGATCCCAACGACGaaaccacagacacagaagatgaggaggaggaggaggagctgggagTTCTGGATGATCAGCGAAGCGTCATCATCCATCTGTTGTCCCAGCTCAAACTTGGCATGGATCTGACGAGG GTGGTGCTGCCTACCTTCATCTTGGAGAAGCGCTCCCTGCTGGAGATGTACGCCAACTTCATGGCTCACCCTGACATGTTCCTCTCAATCACCTCCGGCCGCACAGCAGAGGAGCGCATCGTGCGCTTTGTCGAGTACTACCTGACCGCCTTCCACGGGGGCCGGAGGGGCGCGGTGGCCAAGAAGCCCTACAACCCCATCCTGGGTGAGAACTTCCACTGTTCTTGGTACGTGCCTCGGGACAGCGTTCGACCTCTCAGGACCACAAACTGCACTGGTCCCATTTCAGCCCCCACGGCCCCCTCGAACATTCCCAGGTCTTCACAGAGGGGAACAGattgcggcggcggcggcggcggcggcagcagagcAACTTCCGACTGCTACTGTGTTCGCTTCGTGGCGGAGCAGGTGTCCCACCACCCGCCAGTGTCAGGCTTCTACTGCGAGTGCAAGGAGAAGAAAAtctgtgtgaacacacatgtCTGGACCAAGAGCAAGTTCCTGGGCATGTCGGTTGGAGTCTCCATGGTCGGGGAAG GTGTTCTGTACTTGTTGGAGCATGACGAGGAGTACGTGTTCACACTTCCGTGCGCCTACGCCCGCTCCATCCTGACCGTGCCATGGGTGGAACTTGGGGGGAAAGTCACCATCAGCTGTGCCAAGAGCGGCTACTCTGCCGCGGTAACCTTCCACACCAAACCCTTCTATGGAGGAAAAGTACACAG AGTCACGGCAGAGGTGAGGCACGACCACACGGGAAACCTTGTGTGTAAGGCGCAGGGGGAGTGGAACGGCATCCTGGAGTTCACCTACAGTAACGGGGAGAACAAGGTGATCGATACGTCCAGGCTGCCGATCGCAAAGAAGAGAATCCGGCCGCTGGAGAAGCAGGGACAGTACGAGTCAAG GCATCTTTGGCAGCATGTGACAACATCGCTGAAGGCCGGATATATGGACTCGgccacagaacacaaacactgccTGGAGGAGAGGCAGCGCAGCGAGTGCAAACAGAGAGCCTCCAGCAAAACGCCCTGGAAACCCAAGTACTTTGTTAACGAG ggtgaGGGCTGGGTGTACCACAACCCTCTCTGGAAAGCTCACTGA